TCTCGTCGCCGACGTCGAGCGTGAGTTGCAGCAGTTTGTCCGAACCTTCCACCGCCTTGCAGTCGACGATCTTCGCAATGCGCAAATCGATCTTCGCGAAGTCGTCGATCGAGATGATGCCGGGTGTTTCGTCCTTGTCGGCGGCGGCTGCTTTCGCTGCCTTCGACTTGCCTTTGGCATCGGCCGGCGCGGCCGCTTCCGGCGTGGCTTGCAACGAGTCGCGATTGGCGACGATCAGCGCTTCGATCTGCTTCGGATCGACGCGCGTCATCAGATGCTTGTACGCATTGATCGGGCGCGTGGAGCTGAGCGGCACGTTGGCGTCGGCCCACACCAGCGGTTCGATGCCGAGGAAGGCTTCGACCGCTTCGGCGAGCTTCGGCAGCACCGGCTTGAGCGCCAGCGACAGCAGACGGAACGCCTCAATGCTCACGCTGCAGGTTTCATGCAGCGCGACGCCGTTCGCCGGGTCTTTGGCCTGATCCCACGGCTTGGCGGTGTCCACGTACGCGTTCACGGCGTCGGCCAGATCCATGGTCTGACGCAGCGCACGGTTGTACTCGCGGGCTTCGTAGTTCGCGGCGATTTGCGGCACGGCGGCGCGCAGCGAAGCGAGCAGCGGATGCTGCATCGCGCTGTCCTGCACGCGGCCGTCGAAGCGCTTGATCAGGAAGCCGGCGGCGCGGCTCGCGATGTTCACGTACTTGCCGACCAGATCGCTGTTCACGCGCGCCTGGAAGTCGTCGAGGTTCAGGTCGAGGTCTTCCATCGTGCTGTTCAGCTTGGCCGCGAAGTAGTAGCGCAACCATTCCGGATTCAGCCCCGTGTCGATCACGCTCTGCGCGGTGATGAAGGTGCCGCGCGACTTCGACATCTTCGCGCCGTCCACGGTCAGGAAGCCGTGCGCGAACACGTTGGTCGGCGTGCGATGGCCCGAAAACTCGAGCATGGCCGGCCAGAACAGCGTGTGGAAATACAGAATGTCTTTGCCGATGAAGTGATACTGCTCGGCCGTCGAACCCTTGCGAACCCACGCGTCGAAGTCGAGGCCGCGTTTTTCGGCGAGGTTCTTGAAGCTCGCGTAGTAGCCGACCGGCGCGTCCAGCCACACGTAGAAATACTTGCCCGGCGCGCCCGGAATCTCGAAGCCGAAATACGGTGCGTCGCGCGAAATGTCCCAGTCGGCGAGCTTGGCTTCGCCAGCGTCGCCGAGCCACTCGCGCATCTTGTTGGTGGCTTCCGGCTGCGCCAGACCGCCCACCCACGCGCGCAGGAAATTCTCGCAACGCGGATCGGAGAGGCGGAAGAAATAGTGCGTCGACCTCTTGCGAATCGGCGTGGCGCCCGAGACGACCGAATACGGATTGATCAGCTCGGTGGGCAAGTAAGTCGAGCCGCATACTTCGCAGCTGTCGCCGTACTGGTCTTTGGCGCCGCATTTCGGGCATTCGCCCTTGATGAAGCGATCCGGCAGGAACATTTCCTTGACCGGGTCATACGCCTGTTCGATGTCGCGCGCCTCGATCAGGCCCGCTTCCTTGAGCGCCAGATAGACGTTTTCGCTGAGAACGCGGTTCTCTTCAGAGTCGGTCGAGTAGTAATTGTCGAACGAAATTCCGAAGCTGTCGAAGTCGCGCTTGTGTTCCTGCCAGACGCGGTCGATCAGTTGCTTCGGCGTGAGACTTTCTTTCTCCGCGCGCAACATGACGGGCGTGCCGTGCGTGTCGTCGGCGCCCACGTAATAGACCTCGTGTCCGTGCATTCGCAACGTCCGGACCCAGATGTCCGTCTGGATATATTCGACCAGATGGCCAATATGGATTTGCCCGTTCGCATACGGAAGGGCCGACGTGACGAGAATCTGGCGACGGCCTGACGGCGCGCCTGCGGAGAGATCGGTTGCGGGTGCTGACATAAGGATGGTGGGAGCCTGCGGTGGGACGAAAGGTTGATTCTAGCAGGGCAGGCGCCCGGCGCGGGGCGGGCCGCTTGGGGCGCGGCCTGAGTCGTTGCGAGCTGGGGAAGGTCCGCCGAGGAAACTTCCTGGGGGCGTAAACCGAGCGCCCAAAAAAAACCGGGGCTATTAACCCCGGAGCAACAACGACAAGAGGAGAATGGTGACGCGGCGGCATCGCCAGCCACGTACCGTAAAGACAGACAGCGGATTTTCGGCAGAGTTCGAAATTTTTTTCGTTCCCGTGCGAGATTCCTTTTCCTCCGCCTTCCACGGCGTGCTAAAGCGTAACGATCGCCGGCGATGCAGCTCCGGCGACCGGCTTCCTCAATCTCCCGAACTCTCGTCCTTATTGCGGGGCGTGCTGAGCCGTGGCGCGCAGATAGATTTCCACGCGGCGGTTCGCGGCACGGCCGGCTTCGGTGTTGTTGTCGGCGATCGGCTGGGTCTGGCCCAGGCCTTGTGCCGACAGGCGCTGCGGCGCGACGCCGCGTTGGCCCAGATAGCCCGTCACGCTTTCCGCGCGGTTGACCGACAGCGTCTGGTTGTACGCCGGCTGGCCCGTGCTATCCGTGTGGCCGACTACCTGAGCGATCAGTTCCGGATTCTGCTGCATGGTTTGCGCCAGTTGGTCCAGCACCGGCGCGAACGACGGCTTGACTGCATAGCTGTTGGTGTCGAACGTCACCGAGCTCGGAATGTTCAGCTTGAGCGAGCCGTCCGGCTGTTCGGTGATCTGCGTGCCGGTGCCCTTGGTGGCGCCCGACAGCTTGTTGTGAATGGCTTGCCAGTTGTAGCCGGTGACGCCGCCTACGGCCGCG
The nucleotide sequence above comes from Paraburkholderia aromaticivorans. Encoded proteins:
- the metG gene encoding methionine--tRNA ligase; translated protein: MSAPATDLSAGAPSGRRQILVTSALPYANGQIHIGHLVEYIQTDIWVRTLRMHGHEVYYVGADDTHGTPVMLRAEKESLTPKQLIDRVWQEHKRDFDSFGISFDNYYSTDSEENRVLSENVYLALKEAGLIEARDIEQAYDPVKEMFLPDRFIKGECPKCGAKDQYGDSCEVCGSTYLPTELINPYSVVSGATPIRKRSTHYFFRLSDPRCENFLRAWVGGLAQPEATNKMREWLGDAGEAKLADWDISRDAPYFGFEIPGAPGKYFYVWLDAPVGYYASFKNLAEKRGLDFDAWVRKGSTAEQYHFIGKDILYFHTLFWPAMLEFSGHRTPTNVFAHGFLTVDGAKMSKSRGTFITAQSVIDTGLNPEWLRYYFAAKLNSTMEDLDLNLDDFQARVNSDLVGKYVNIASRAAGFLIKRFDGRVQDSAMQHPLLASLRAAVPQIAANYEAREYNRALRQTMDLADAVNAYVDTAKPWDQAKDPANGVALHETCSVSIEAFRLLSLALKPVLPKLAEAVEAFLGIEPLVWADANVPLSSTRPINAYKHLMTRVDPKQIEALIVANRDSLQATPEAAAPADAKGKSKAAKAAAADKDETPGIISIDDFAKIDLRIAKIVDCKAVEGSDKLLQLTLDVGDEKTRNVFSGIKSAYQPEQLIGKLTVMVANLAPRKMKFGLSEGMVLAASATDEKAEPGLYVLEPDSGAKPGMRVK
- a CDS encoding OmpA family protein; this encodes MNAKIMTRLAVFAVAGSLLAGCATEQGTNTAVGTGVGAGTGAALGAIFGGGKGAAIGAGVGAAVGGVTGYNWQAIHNKLSGATKGTGTQITEQPDGSLKLNIPSSVTFDTNSYAVKPSFAPVLDQLAQTMQQNPELIAQVVGHTDSTGQPAYNQTLSVNRAESVTGYLGQRGVAPQRLSAQGLGQTQPIADNNTEAGRAANRRVEIYLRATAQHAPQ